In a single window of the Raphanus sativus cultivar WK10039 chromosome 9, ASM80110v3, whole genome shotgun sequence genome:
- the LOC108827694 gene encoding glycosyltransferase BC10, with product MKAIKGWLLGRTSYMQSLPGGARHHRSPTNKPVWIIAVVSLITLFVIGAYMFPRHRKAACYMFSSKGCKALTDWLPPSVREFSDDEIAARVVISEMLSSPRVIKKTSKIAFMFLTPGTLPFEKLWDLFFEGHEGKFSVYIHASKDTPVHTSRYFLNREIRSDEVIWGRISMIDAERRLLTNALRDPENQQFVLLSDSCVPLRSFEYMYNYMMYSNVSYVDCFEDPGPHGTGRHMDHMLPEIPKEDFRKGAQWFSMKRQHAVITVSDSLYYTKFRDYCRPGVEKNKNCIADEHYLPTFFHMLDPGGIANWTVTYVDWSEKKWHPRTYMPNDVTLELLKNLTSIDAVSRVTSEGTGEVTWTSCMWNGIKRPCYLFGRKFHAATLNKLIDLFSNYTTMA from the exons atGAAGGCAATTAAAGGGTGGCTTCTAGGAAGAACAAGTTATATGCAGTCCTTGCCTGGTGGTGCTCGCCACCACCGTTCTCCTACAAACAAACCAGTATGGATCATCGCAGTTGTTTCTCTGATTACACTGTTTGTAATTGGTGCTTACATGTTCCCTCGTCACCGCAAAGCTGCTTGTTATATGTTCTCATCTAAGGGATGCAAGGCGCTTACCGATTGGCTTCCACCCTCAGTGAGGGAGTTTTCCGATGACGAGATCGCAGCTCGTGTAGTGATTAGCGAAATGTTGAGCTCCCCTCGTGTCATCAAGAAGACTTCTAAGATTGCATTTATGTTCTTAACACCTGGTACATTGCCTTTTGAAAAGTTATGGGACCTCTTCTTCGAG GGTCATGAGGGGAAATTCTCTGTGTATATCCATGCATCAAAGGATACGCCGGTTCACACCAGTCGTTACTTTCTTAACCGTGAAATCCGAAGTGATGAG GTGATCTGGGGTAGAATATCAATGATTGATGCCGAGAGACGTTTATTGACCAATGCTCTTAGAGATCCTGAAAATCAGCAATTTGTTTTGCTCTCTGATAG TTGTGTGCCACTCCGAAGCTTTGAATACATGTACAACTATATGATGTACAGCAATGTCAGCTATGTTGACTG CTTTGAGGATCCTGGTCCACATGGAACCGGCAGGCATATGGATCACATGTTGCCGGAAATTCCAAAGGAAGATTTTCGAAAGGGTGCACAG TGGTTCTCAATGAAGCGTCAGCATGCTGTAATAACTGTCTCTGACAGTCTTTACTACACAAAATTCCGGGACTATTGTCGG ccAGGTGTAGAGAAAAACAAGAACTGCATAGCTGATGAACACTACTTACCAACATTTTTTCAT ATGCTTGATCCTGGTGGCATTGCTAACTGGACTGTAACATATGTTGATTGGTCTGAGAAAAAGTGGCATCCAAGAACATACATGCCCAACGATGTCACGCTCGAGTTACTGAAGAATCTCACG TCCATTGACGCAGTTTCACGGGTAACAAGTGAAGGAACG GGTGAAGTAACATGGACATCTTGCATGTGGAACGGAATCAAAAGACCTTGTTATCTCTTTGGAAGGAAATTCCATGCAGCTACTCTCAACAAACTGATTGACCTCTTCTCAAACTACACAACCATGGCATGA